The Polyangium aurulentum genomic interval GGAGGCGCCGGAGGGGTTTCGTTTTGCGCTGCTCGGGCCGCGAGAGCTTGGGCAGGAAGGGTTCCGGGAGGGCAAGGTCGTCGAGACGTCGTTGAAGACGCTCGGCGGGATTGCGGAGGAGCTCGAGGGGCGGACGGCGGTGTTCGTGGCGCCGCCCGAGTTCATGCCCAACCGTACGAACAAGGGCATTCTGCGCGACTTCTTGGGGACGGTGCGGGGGCGGTTCGAGCGGGTCGTGTTCGAGCCGGCGCCGGGGTGGGATCCGGACGAGGCGGATGATCTCACGAAGGAGGTCGGCGCGATTGCGGCGCGGGATCCGCTCGTGGCGGG includes:
- a CDS encoding DUF72 domain-containing protein: MITVGCAGFPVPATRYFREFMFVEVQETHVSIPGPGTVRRWRREAPEGFRFALLGPRELGQEGFREGKVVETSLKTLGGIAEELEGRTAVFVAPPEFMPNRTNKGILRDFLGTVRGRFERVVFEPAPGWDPDEADDLTKEVGAIAARDPLVAGLSKLPVGYYRLHGPAGHKSRYEDPAIEKLADLARHAKHKDATYVFTNVDMFADAKRFKKALKL